The Patagioenas fasciata isolate bPatFas1 chromosome 3, bPatFas1.hap1, whole genome shotgun sequence genome contains a region encoding:
- the MERTK gene encoding tyrosine-protein kinase Mer isoform X6, which produces MCGGRWALLWALLAARGGADDADGNGGVRPYPSQHPERSVATAGHWPQPRHQPSAGPLGHVKFNPTVRHIVINEHKDVTFNCSIKVPQLLLRPDTPGISLWKDGRELLDRISTSHFEISDEEDVAMTSTFSILAAKRSDNGSYVCKLNISGVEVVSDPIAVQLEGLPHFIRQPEKLNVTKNSPFNLTCQAVGPPEPVEIYWFRNNVRVNEKPHISPSVLTVPGLNETALFSCEAHNRKGLTASNPGQVNVKGIPSAPTGLRVLNQTGHSIVISWVPGFDAFSALNSCRVQVKEAALRSNASLLLFHTPVPPHLYRIPHLEPMLGYDLRVSCGNEVGWSAFSPWVTASTTEAAPTTPPLNVTVSFNESSSSLEIRWVKPPLGRVHGELQGYRLWYRWQSSKGLNVSAEARPNASVAVLPVLATNATCSVRVAAVTKGGAGPFSSPVEVFIPGSGLITSAPSSTPASGNADSFVVLLGFICGTVAVGLVLCLSVVIQKRCVETKYGNAFRGDDLELAVSYTAKKSYCRRAVELTLGSLGVSSELQQKLQDVVVDRSALSLGKVLGEGEFGSVVEGRLTQPENAPQKVAVKTMKLDNFSQREIEEFLSEAACMKDFDHPNVIKLLGVCIELSSQQVPKPMVILPFMKYGDLHSFLLRSRLEMAPQFVPLQTLVKFMVDIALGMEYLSSRQFLHRDLAARNCMLRDDMTVCVADFGLSKKIYSGDYYRQGRIAKMPVKWIAIESLADRVYTTKSDVWAFGVTMWEIATRGMTPYPGVQNHEIYEYLFHGQRLKKPEDCLDELYEIMSACWRADPAARPTFSQLKVHLEKLLENLPALRSRGDAIYINTSLPEDSPDSTQDSGFPQADSDLEPGDVSEPALVAVDVDVHPWGTRYVLEEQVAVPNEEPYVPLLPDGVAAEGSTWSRAETLPVGTALCPQDSEVLL; this is translated from the exons ATGTGCGGCGGGCGCTGGgcgctgctctgggcgctgctggccgcccgcggcggggccg ATGATGCTGATGGAAATGGAGGTGTGAGGCCGTACCCATCCCAGCACCCCGAGCGCAGCGTGGCCACCGCTGGCCACTGGCCCCAGCCCCGCCACCAGCCCTCCGCCGGCCCCCTAGGGCACGTCAAGTTCAACCCCACGGTGCGGCACATCGTGATTAACGAGCACAAGGATGTCACGTTTAATTGCTCCATCAAAGTGCCTCAGCTGCTGCTCCGGCCGGACACCCCGGGCATTTCTCTGTGGAAGGACGGGAGGGAGCTGCTGGACCGCATCTCCACCAGCCACTTCGAGATCTCGGACGAGGAGGACGTGGCCATGACCTCCACCTTCAG CATCCTCGCGGCCAAGCGCTCGGATAACGGCTCCTACGTCTGCAAGCTCAACATCTCTGGCGTGGAGGTGGTGTCGGATCCCATCGCGGTGCAGCTGGAAG GGCTCCCACACTTCATTCGCCAGCCCGAGAAGCTGAACGTCACCAAGAACAGTCCCTTCAACCTCACGTGCCAAGCCGTGGGCCCACCGGAGCCCGTGGAGATCTACTGGTTTCGCAACAACGTCCGAGTCAATGAGAAGCCCCACATCTCCCCGTCGGTCCTGACCGTGCCAG GTCTGAATGAGACGGCGCTGTTCAGCTGCGAGGCTCACAACAGGAAAGGGCTGACGGCGTCCAACCCGGGGCAGGTCAACGTGAAAG GAATACCATCCGCACCCACCGGCCTGCGTGTCCTCAACCAGACGGGCCACAGCATCGTGATATCCTGGGTGCCGGGCTTTGATGCGTTCTCTGCGCTGAACAGCTGCAGGGTCCAG GTCAAGGAAGCCGCTTTGCGGAGCAACGCCTCGCTGCTGCTCTTCCACACCCCCGTGCCGCCCCACCTGTACCGCATCCCGCACCTGGAGCCCATGCTGGGCTACGACCTGCGCGTCTCCTGCGGGAACGAGGTGGGCTGGTCGGCGTTCAGCCCCTGGGTAACCGCCAGCACCACCGAGGCAG CTCCGACCACCCCGCCGCTGAACGTCACGGTGTCGTTCAATGAATCCAGCTCCTCCCTGGAGATCCGCTGGGTGAAGCCGCCGCTGGGGAGGGTCCATGGGGAACTGCAGGGCTATCGCCTCTGGTACCGCTGGCAGAGCTCCAAGGGGCTG AACGTCTCCGCTGAAGCACGGCCCAACGCCAGCGTGGCCGTCCTGCCCGTGCTGGCCACCAACGCCACCTGCTCCGTCCGCGTGGCTGCTGTCACCAAGGGGGGAGCGGGGCCGTTCAGCAGCCCGGTGGAGGTTTTCATCCCTGGCAGTG GGTTAATAACCTCAGCCCCCTCTTCGACTCCAGCCTCCGGGAACGCCGACTCCTTCGTGGTGCTCCTGGGCTTCATCTGCGGGACGGTTGCCGTCGGGCTGGTGCTCTGCTTGTCCGTGGTCATCCAGAAAAGATGCGTGGAAACAAAATACGG GAACGCGTTCCGCGGTGACGACCTGGAGCTGGCGGTCAGCTACACGGCCAAGAAGTCCTACTGCCGGCGAGCCGTGGAGCTCACGC TGGGCAGCCTGGGCGTCAGCAGCGAGCTCCAGCAGAAGCTGCAGGACGTCGTGGTGGACAGAAGCGCCCTCAGCCTGGGGAAGGTGCTGGGAGAGG GGGAGTTCGGGTCGGTGGTGGAGGGGCGGCTCACGCAGCCCGAGAACGCCCCGCAGAAGGTGGCTGTGAAGACCATGAAGC TGGATAACTTCTCCCAAAGGGAGATAGAGGAGTTCCTCAGCGAAGCAGCGTGCATGAAGGACTTTGACCATCCCAACGTCATCAAGCTCCTCG GCGTGTGCATCGAGCTGAGCTCCCAGCAGGTCCCCAAGCCCATGGTGATCCTCCCGTTCATGAAATACGGCGACCTGCACAGCTTCCTGCTCCGCTCGCGGCTGGAGATGGCCCCGCAG TTTGTACCCCTACAGACGCTGGTGAAGTTCATGGTCGATATCGCCCTGGGGATGGAGTATCTGAGCAGCCGGCAGTTCCTCCACAGGGATTTGGCAGCTCGAAACTGCAT GTTGCGGGACGACATGACGGTGTGCGTGGCCGACTTCGGCTTGTCGAAGAAGATCTACAGCGGCGATTACTACCGCCAGGGCCGCATAGCCAAGATGCCGGTGAAGTGGATCGCCATCGAGTCCCTGGCTGACCGCGTCTACACCACCAAGAGCGACGTG TGGGCATTCGGCGTGACCATGTGGGAGATCGCCACCCGAGGGATGACGCCCTACCCGGGCGTGCAGAACCACGAGATCTACGAGTACCTGTTCCACGGGCAGCGCCTCAAGAAGCCCGAGGACTGTTTGGACGAGCT ctacGAGATAATGTCTGCGTGCTGGAGAGCcgaccccgccgcccgccccaccTTCTCCCAGCTCAAAGTCCACCTGGAGAAGCTGCTGGAAAACCTGCCTGCCCTCAGGAGCCGCGGGGACGCCATCTACATCAACACCAGCCTGCCCGAGGACAGCCCGGATTCCACCCAGGATTCGGGTTTCCCCCAAGCGGACTCTGATCTGGAGCCCGGGGACGTGTCGGAGCCGGCGCTGGTGGCCGTGGACGTGGATGTCCACCCGTGGGGGACACGGTACGTGCTGGAGGAGCAGGTGGCCGTCCCCAACGAGGAGCCCTATGTCCCGCTGCTGCCCGACGGGGTGGCCGCCGAGGGCTCGACGTGGAGCCGAGCCGAGACCTTGCCCGTGGGCACCGCGCTCTGCCCGCAGGACTCTGAAGTGCTGCTGTGA
- the MERTK gene encoding tyrosine-protein kinase Mer isoform X3: MKPGRDLLLSFYFSRNFGQFSSQLVKISGWDDADGNGGVRPYPSQHPERSVATAGHWPQPRHQPSAGPLGHVKFNPTVRHIVINEHKDVTFNCSIKVPQLLLRPDTPGISLWKDGRELLDRISTSHFEISDEEDVAMTSTFSILAAKRSDNGSYVCKLNISGVEVVSDPIAVQLEGLPHFIRQPEKLNVTKNSPFNLTCQAVGPPEPVEIYWFRNNVRVNEKPHISPSVLTVPGLNETALFSCEAHNRKGLTASNPGQVNVKGIPSAPTGLRVLNQTGHSIVISWVPGFDAFSALNSCRVQVKEAALRSNASLLLFHTPVPPHLYRIPHLEPMLGYDLRVSCGNEVGWSAFSPWVTASTTEAAPTTPPLNVTVSFNESSSSLEIRWVKPPLGRVHGELQGYRLWYRWQSSKGLQNVSAEARPNASVAVLPVLATNATCSVRVAAVTKGGAGPFSSPVEVFIPGSGLITSAPSSTPASGNADSFVVLLGFICGTVAVGLVLCLSVVIQKRCVETKYGNAFRGDDLELAVSYTAKKSYCRRAVELTLGSLGVSSELQQKLQDVVVDRSALSLGKVLGEGEFGSVVEGRLTQPENAPQKVAVKTMKLDNFSQREIEEFLSEAACMKDFDHPNVIKLLGVCIELSSQQVPKPMVILPFMKYGDLHSFLLRSRLEMAPQFVPLQTLVKFMVDIALGMEYLSSRQFLHRDLAARNCMLRDDMTVCVADFGLSKKIYSGDYYRQGRIAKMPVKWIAIESLADRVYTTKSDVWAFGVTMWEIATRGMTPYPGVQNHEIYEYLFHGQRLKKPEDCLDELYEIMSACWRADPAARPTFSQLKVHLEKLLENLPALRSRGDAIYINTSLPEDSPDSTQDSGFPQADSDLEPGDVSEPALVAVDVDVHPWGTRYVLEEQVAVPNEEPYVPLLPDGVAAEGSTWSRAETLPVGTALCPQDSEVLL, translated from the exons ATGAAGCCTGGGAGGGACttgttgctttctttttatttttcacggAACTTCGGACAATTTTCTTCCCAGTTGGTAAAGATTTCAGgctggg ATGATGCTGATGGAAATGGAGGTGTGAGGCCGTACCCATCCCAGCACCCCGAGCGCAGCGTGGCCACCGCTGGCCACTGGCCCCAGCCCCGCCACCAGCCCTCCGCCGGCCCCCTAGGGCACGTCAAGTTCAACCCCACGGTGCGGCACATCGTGATTAACGAGCACAAGGATGTCACGTTTAATTGCTCCATCAAAGTGCCTCAGCTGCTGCTCCGGCCGGACACCCCGGGCATTTCTCTGTGGAAGGACGGGAGGGAGCTGCTGGACCGCATCTCCACCAGCCACTTCGAGATCTCGGACGAGGAGGACGTGGCCATGACCTCCACCTTCAG CATCCTCGCGGCCAAGCGCTCGGATAACGGCTCCTACGTCTGCAAGCTCAACATCTCTGGCGTGGAGGTGGTGTCGGATCCCATCGCGGTGCAGCTGGAAG GGCTCCCACACTTCATTCGCCAGCCCGAGAAGCTGAACGTCACCAAGAACAGTCCCTTCAACCTCACGTGCCAAGCCGTGGGCCCACCGGAGCCCGTGGAGATCTACTGGTTTCGCAACAACGTCCGAGTCAATGAGAAGCCCCACATCTCCCCGTCGGTCCTGACCGTGCCAG GTCTGAATGAGACGGCGCTGTTCAGCTGCGAGGCTCACAACAGGAAAGGGCTGACGGCGTCCAACCCGGGGCAGGTCAACGTGAAAG GAATACCATCCGCACCCACCGGCCTGCGTGTCCTCAACCAGACGGGCCACAGCATCGTGATATCCTGGGTGCCGGGCTTTGATGCGTTCTCTGCGCTGAACAGCTGCAGGGTCCAG GTCAAGGAAGCCGCTTTGCGGAGCAACGCCTCGCTGCTGCTCTTCCACACCCCCGTGCCGCCCCACCTGTACCGCATCCCGCACCTGGAGCCCATGCTGGGCTACGACCTGCGCGTCTCCTGCGGGAACGAGGTGGGCTGGTCGGCGTTCAGCCCCTGGGTAACCGCCAGCACCACCGAGGCAG CTCCGACCACCCCGCCGCTGAACGTCACGGTGTCGTTCAATGAATCCAGCTCCTCCCTGGAGATCCGCTGGGTGAAGCCGCCGCTGGGGAGGGTCCATGGGGAACTGCAGGGCTATCGCCTCTGGTACCGCTGGCAGAGCTCCAAGGGGCTG CAGAACGTCTCCGCTGAAGCACGGCCCAACGCCAGCGTGGCCGTCCTGCCCGTGCTGGCCACCAACGCCACCTGCTCCGTCCGCGTGGCTGCTGTCACCAAGGGGGGAGCGGGGCCGTTCAGCAGCCCGGTGGAGGTTTTCATCCCTGGCAGTG GGTTAATAACCTCAGCCCCCTCTTCGACTCCAGCCTCCGGGAACGCCGACTCCTTCGTGGTGCTCCTGGGCTTCATCTGCGGGACGGTTGCCGTCGGGCTGGTGCTCTGCTTGTCCGTGGTCATCCAGAAAAGATGCGTGGAAACAAAATACGG GAACGCGTTCCGCGGTGACGACCTGGAGCTGGCGGTCAGCTACACGGCCAAGAAGTCCTACTGCCGGCGAGCCGTGGAGCTCACGC TGGGCAGCCTGGGCGTCAGCAGCGAGCTCCAGCAGAAGCTGCAGGACGTCGTGGTGGACAGAAGCGCCCTCAGCCTGGGGAAGGTGCTGGGAGAGG GGGAGTTCGGGTCGGTGGTGGAGGGGCGGCTCACGCAGCCCGAGAACGCCCCGCAGAAGGTGGCTGTGAAGACCATGAAGC TGGATAACTTCTCCCAAAGGGAGATAGAGGAGTTCCTCAGCGAAGCAGCGTGCATGAAGGACTTTGACCATCCCAACGTCATCAAGCTCCTCG GCGTGTGCATCGAGCTGAGCTCCCAGCAGGTCCCCAAGCCCATGGTGATCCTCCCGTTCATGAAATACGGCGACCTGCACAGCTTCCTGCTCCGCTCGCGGCTGGAGATGGCCCCGCAG TTTGTACCCCTACAGACGCTGGTGAAGTTCATGGTCGATATCGCCCTGGGGATGGAGTATCTGAGCAGCCGGCAGTTCCTCCACAGGGATTTGGCAGCTCGAAACTGCAT GTTGCGGGACGACATGACGGTGTGCGTGGCCGACTTCGGCTTGTCGAAGAAGATCTACAGCGGCGATTACTACCGCCAGGGCCGCATAGCCAAGATGCCGGTGAAGTGGATCGCCATCGAGTCCCTGGCTGACCGCGTCTACACCACCAAGAGCGACGTG TGGGCATTCGGCGTGACCATGTGGGAGATCGCCACCCGAGGGATGACGCCCTACCCGGGCGTGCAGAACCACGAGATCTACGAGTACCTGTTCCACGGGCAGCGCCTCAAGAAGCCCGAGGACTGTTTGGACGAGCT ctacGAGATAATGTCTGCGTGCTGGAGAGCcgaccccgccgcccgccccaccTTCTCCCAGCTCAAAGTCCACCTGGAGAAGCTGCTGGAAAACCTGCCTGCCCTCAGGAGCCGCGGGGACGCCATCTACATCAACACCAGCCTGCCCGAGGACAGCCCGGATTCCACCCAGGATTCGGGTTTCCCCCAAGCGGACTCTGATCTGGAGCCCGGGGACGTGTCGGAGCCGGCGCTGGTGGCCGTGGACGTGGATGTCCACCCGTGGGGGACACGGTACGTGCTGGAGGAGCAGGTGGCCGTCCCCAACGAGGAGCCCTATGTCCCGCTGCTGCCCGACGGGGTGGCCGCCGAGGGCTCGACGTGGAGCCGAGCCGAGACCTTGCCCGTGGGCACCGCGCTCTGCCCGCAGGACTCTGAAGTGCTGCTGTGA
- the MERTK gene encoding tyrosine-protein kinase Mer isoform X5, whose protein sequence is MCGGRWALLWALLAARGGADDADGNGGVRPYPSQHPERSVATAGHWPQPRHQPSAGPLGHVKFNPTVRHIVINEHKDVTFNCSIKVPQLLLRPDTPGISLWKDGRELLDRISTSHFEISDEEDVAMTSTFSILAAKRSDNGSYVCKLNISGVEVVSDPIAVQLEGLPHFIRQPEKLNVTKNSPFNLTCQAVGPPEPVEIYWFRNNVRVNEKPHISPSVLTVPGLNETALFSCEAHNRKGLTASNPGQVNVKGIPSAPTGLRVLNQTGHSIVISWVPGFDAFSALNSCRVQVKEAALRSNASLLLFHTPVPPHLYRIPHLEPMLGYDLRVSCGNEVGWSAFSPWVTASTTEAAPTTPPLNVTVSFNESSSSLEIRWVKPPLGRVHGELQGYRLWYRWQSSKGLQNVSAEARPNASVAVLPVLATNATCSVRVAAVTKGGAGPFSSPVEVFIPGSGLITSAPSSTPASGNADSFVVLLGFICGTVAVGLVLCLSVVIQKRCVETKYGNAFRGDDLELAVSYTAKKSYCRRAVELTLGSLGVSSELQQKLQDVVVDRSALSLGKVLGEGEFGSVVEGRLTQPENAPQKVAVKTMKLDNFSQREIEEFLSEAACMKDFDHPNVIKLLGVCIELSSQQVPKPMVILPFMKYGDLHSFLLRSRLEMAPQFVPLQTLVKFMVDIALGMEYLSSRQFLHRDLAARNCMLRDDMTVCVADFGLSKKIYSGDYYRQGRIAKMPVKWIAIESLADRVYTTKSDVWAFGVTMWEIATRGMTPYPGVQNHEIYEYLFHGQRLKKPEDCLDELYEIMSACWRADPAARPTFSQLKVHLEKLLENLPALRSRGDAIYINTSLPEDSPDSTQDSGFPQADSDLEPGDVSEPALVAVDVDVHPWGTRYVLEEQVAVPNEEPYVPLLPDGVAAEGSTWSRAETLPVGTALCPQDSEVLL, encoded by the exons ATGTGCGGCGGGCGCTGGgcgctgctctgggcgctgctggccgcccgcggcggggccg ATGATGCTGATGGAAATGGAGGTGTGAGGCCGTACCCATCCCAGCACCCCGAGCGCAGCGTGGCCACCGCTGGCCACTGGCCCCAGCCCCGCCACCAGCCCTCCGCCGGCCCCCTAGGGCACGTCAAGTTCAACCCCACGGTGCGGCACATCGTGATTAACGAGCACAAGGATGTCACGTTTAATTGCTCCATCAAAGTGCCTCAGCTGCTGCTCCGGCCGGACACCCCGGGCATTTCTCTGTGGAAGGACGGGAGGGAGCTGCTGGACCGCATCTCCACCAGCCACTTCGAGATCTCGGACGAGGAGGACGTGGCCATGACCTCCACCTTCAG CATCCTCGCGGCCAAGCGCTCGGATAACGGCTCCTACGTCTGCAAGCTCAACATCTCTGGCGTGGAGGTGGTGTCGGATCCCATCGCGGTGCAGCTGGAAG GGCTCCCACACTTCATTCGCCAGCCCGAGAAGCTGAACGTCACCAAGAACAGTCCCTTCAACCTCACGTGCCAAGCCGTGGGCCCACCGGAGCCCGTGGAGATCTACTGGTTTCGCAACAACGTCCGAGTCAATGAGAAGCCCCACATCTCCCCGTCGGTCCTGACCGTGCCAG GTCTGAATGAGACGGCGCTGTTCAGCTGCGAGGCTCACAACAGGAAAGGGCTGACGGCGTCCAACCCGGGGCAGGTCAACGTGAAAG GAATACCATCCGCACCCACCGGCCTGCGTGTCCTCAACCAGACGGGCCACAGCATCGTGATATCCTGGGTGCCGGGCTTTGATGCGTTCTCTGCGCTGAACAGCTGCAGGGTCCAG GTCAAGGAAGCCGCTTTGCGGAGCAACGCCTCGCTGCTGCTCTTCCACACCCCCGTGCCGCCCCACCTGTACCGCATCCCGCACCTGGAGCCCATGCTGGGCTACGACCTGCGCGTCTCCTGCGGGAACGAGGTGGGCTGGTCGGCGTTCAGCCCCTGGGTAACCGCCAGCACCACCGAGGCAG CTCCGACCACCCCGCCGCTGAACGTCACGGTGTCGTTCAATGAATCCAGCTCCTCCCTGGAGATCCGCTGGGTGAAGCCGCCGCTGGGGAGGGTCCATGGGGAACTGCAGGGCTATCGCCTCTGGTACCGCTGGCAGAGCTCCAAGGGGCTG CAGAACGTCTCCGCTGAAGCACGGCCCAACGCCAGCGTGGCCGTCCTGCCCGTGCTGGCCACCAACGCCACCTGCTCCGTCCGCGTGGCTGCTGTCACCAAGGGGGGAGCGGGGCCGTTCAGCAGCCCGGTGGAGGTTTTCATCCCTGGCAGTG GGTTAATAACCTCAGCCCCCTCTTCGACTCCAGCCTCCGGGAACGCCGACTCCTTCGTGGTGCTCCTGGGCTTCATCTGCGGGACGGTTGCCGTCGGGCTGGTGCTCTGCTTGTCCGTGGTCATCCAGAAAAGATGCGTGGAAACAAAATACGG GAACGCGTTCCGCGGTGACGACCTGGAGCTGGCGGTCAGCTACACGGCCAAGAAGTCCTACTGCCGGCGAGCCGTGGAGCTCACGC TGGGCAGCCTGGGCGTCAGCAGCGAGCTCCAGCAGAAGCTGCAGGACGTCGTGGTGGACAGAAGCGCCCTCAGCCTGGGGAAGGTGCTGGGAGAGG GGGAGTTCGGGTCGGTGGTGGAGGGGCGGCTCACGCAGCCCGAGAACGCCCCGCAGAAGGTGGCTGTGAAGACCATGAAGC TGGATAACTTCTCCCAAAGGGAGATAGAGGAGTTCCTCAGCGAAGCAGCGTGCATGAAGGACTTTGACCATCCCAACGTCATCAAGCTCCTCG GCGTGTGCATCGAGCTGAGCTCCCAGCAGGTCCCCAAGCCCATGGTGATCCTCCCGTTCATGAAATACGGCGACCTGCACAGCTTCCTGCTCCGCTCGCGGCTGGAGATGGCCCCGCAG TTTGTACCCCTACAGACGCTGGTGAAGTTCATGGTCGATATCGCCCTGGGGATGGAGTATCTGAGCAGCCGGCAGTTCCTCCACAGGGATTTGGCAGCTCGAAACTGCAT GTTGCGGGACGACATGACGGTGTGCGTGGCCGACTTCGGCTTGTCGAAGAAGATCTACAGCGGCGATTACTACCGCCAGGGCCGCATAGCCAAGATGCCGGTGAAGTGGATCGCCATCGAGTCCCTGGCTGACCGCGTCTACACCACCAAGAGCGACGTG TGGGCATTCGGCGTGACCATGTGGGAGATCGCCACCCGAGGGATGACGCCCTACCCGGGCGTGCAGAACCACGAGATCTACGAGTACCTGTTCCACGGGCAGCGCCTCAAGAAGCCCGAGGACTGTTTGGACGAGCT ctacGAGATAATGTCTGCGTGCTGGAGAGCcgaccccgccgcccgccccaccTTCTCCCAGCTCAAAGTCCACCTGGAGAAGCTGCTGGAAAACCTGCCTGCCCTCAGGAGCCGCGGGGACGCCATCTACATCAACACCAGCCTGCCCGAGGACAGCCCGGATTCCACCCAGGATTCGGGTTTCCCCCAAGCGGACTCTGATCTGGAGCCCGGGGACGTGTCGGAGCCGGCGCTGGTGGCCGTGGACGTGGATGTCCACCCGTGGGGGACACGGTACGTGCTGGAGGAGCAGGTGGCCGTCCCCAACGAGGAGCCCTATGTCCCGCTGCTGCCCGACGGGGTGGCCGCCGAGGGCTCGACGTGGAGCCGAGCCGAGACCTTGCCCGTGGGCACCGCGCTCTGCCCGCAGGACTCTGAAGTGCTGCTGTGA